One part of the Salmo salar chromosome ssa10, Ssal_v3.1, whole genome shotgun sequence genome encodes these proteins:
- the LOC106561456 gene encoding BTB/POZ domain-containing protein 10 isoform X4: MNLHGASGGLDRCRDSDRRRSSDRSRDSSHERSEGQLTPCIRNITSPTRQHNSDRERGEGGSSSRSSSPRPPRAMMLVGPSCIAVSSSRSSLFSKEAHCKGLGHGHVHSPCDLIYVYENAKEGARTLRTAERVTLIVDNTRFVVDPAIFTAQPNTMLGRMFGSGREYNFTRPNDKGEFEVADGISSTVFRAILDYYKSGIIRCPDGISIPELREACDYLCISFDYSTIKCRDLSALMHELSNDGARRQFEFYLEEMVLPLMVASAQNGERECHVVVLTDDDVVDWDEEYPPQMGEEYSQIIYSTKLYRFFKYIENRDVAKSVLKERGLKKIRLGIEGYPTYKEKVKKRPGSRPEVIYNYVQRPFIRMSWEKEEGKSRHVDFQCVKSKSITNLAAAAADIPQDQLVNMHPGPQVDELDIQPQPSYHYEPDPDAPSPAV; encoded by the exons ATGAACCTGCATGGCGCCAGCGGAGGCCTCGACCGCTGCAGGGACAGTGACCGCCGGCGCTCCAGCGACCGCTCCCGAGACTCCTCCCACGAGAGGAGCGAGGGTCAGCTGACCCCTTGCATCAGGAATATCACCTCGCCCACCCGACAGCACAACAGTG ATCGTGAGCGGGGCGAGGGTGGTTCTTCCTCCAGGTCGTCAAGCCCTCGGCCGCCTAGGGCCATGATGTTGGTGGGGCCCAGTTGCATCGCAGTgagcagcagcaggagcagcCTGTTCAGCAAAGAGGCCCACTGTAAGGGCCTGGGCCACGGACACGTCCACAGCCCCTGTGACCTCATCTACGTCTATGAGAACGCCAAGGAGGGGGCGCGCACGTTACGGACGGCCGAGAGGGTCACTCTGATCGTGGACAACACCCGCTTCGTGGTGGACCCGGCTATCTTCACTGCTCAGCCCAACACCATGCTGGGAAG AATGTTTGGATCCGGAAGGGAATACAATTTTACCAGGCCCAATGACAAAGGGGAATTTGAGGTGGCAGATGGAATCAGCTCAACTGTTTTCAGAGCCATCCTG GATTACTACAAATCTGGGATAATCCGCTGTCCTGATGGTATCTCCATTCCCGAGCTGAGAGAAGCATGTGACTACCTCTGCATCTCCTTCGACTACAGCACCATCAAGTGTAGAGACCTCA GTGCACTCATGCACGAGCTGTCCAATGATGGGGCGAGGCGTCAGTTTGAGTTTTACTTAGAGGAGATGGTGCTGCCTCTGATGGTGGCCAGCGCCCAGaacggagagagggagtgtcacGTAGTGGTCCTGACAGACGACGACGTGGTGGACTGGGATGAGGAGTACCCTCCGCAGATGGGAGAGGAGTATTCTCAGA TTATATACAGCACAAAACTGTACAGATTCTTCAAGTACATAGAGAATCGTGACGTTGCCAAATCAGTATTAAAAGAAAGAGGACTTAAGAAAATCAGACTAGGAATTGAAG GTTACCCCACCTACAAGGAGAAGGTGAAGAAGCGTCCCGGCAGCCGGCCAGAGGTAATCTACAACTACGTCCAGAGGCCCTTCATCCGCATGTcctgggagaaggaggagggcaaGAGTCGCCATGTTGACTTCCAGTGTGTGAAGAGCAAGTCCATCACCAACCTGGCAGCCGCCGCTGCAGACattccccaggaccagctggtcaACATGCACCCTGGTCCTCAGGTGGACGAACTGGACATCCAGCCTCAGCCAAGCTACCACTACGAGCCAGACCCAGACGCCCCCTCACCGGCTGTCTGA
- the LOC106561456 gene encoding BTB/POZ domain-containing protein 10 isoform X1: MPNYAKPAGKPALFGGAQVLCAFIPQLIPCCFVFNLPCDTDGAQPRLPAVPQLEADLVDMNLHGASGGLDRCRDSDRRRSSDRSRDSSHERSEGQLTPCIRNITSPTRQHNSDRERGEGGSSSRSSSPRPPRAMMLVGPSCIAVSSSRSSLFSKEAHCKGLGHGHVHSPCDLIYVYENAKEGARTLRTAERVTLIVDNTRFVVDPAIFTAQPNTMLGRMFGSGREYNFTRPNDKGEFEVADGISSTVFRAILDYYKSGIIRCPDGISIPELREACDYLCISFDYSTIKCRDLSALMHELSNDGARRQFEFYLEEMVLPLMVASAQNGERECHVVVLTDDDVVDWDEEYPPQMGEEYSQIIYSTKLYRFFKYIENRDVAKSVLKERGLKKIRLGIEGYPTYKEKVKKRPGSRPEVIYNYVQRPFIRMSWEKEEGKSRHVDFQCVKSKSITNLAAAAADIPQDQLVNMHPGPQVDELDIQPQPSYHYEPDPDAPSPAV; encoded by the exons ATGCCCAACTATGCTAAACCGGCTGGCAAGCCTGCATTGTTCGGAGGAGCCCAAGTCCTTTGTGCTTTCATCCCTCAGCTCATCCCGTGCTGCTTTGTCTTTAATTTGCCGTGCGATACAGACGG TGCCCAGCCCCGCCTCCCAGCAGTCCCACAACTGGAGGCCGACCTAGTCGACATGAACCTGCATGGCGCCAGCGGAGGCCTCGACCGCTGCAGGGACAGTGACCGCCGGCGCTCCAGCGACCGCTCCCGAGACTCCTCCCACGAGAGGAGCGAGGGTCAGCTGACCCCTTGCATCAGGAATATCACCTCGCCCACCCGACAGCACAACAGTG ATCGTGAGCGGGGCGAGGGTGGTTCTTCCTCCAGGTCGTCAAGCCCTCGGCCGCCTAGGGCCATGATGTTGGTGGGGCCCAGTTGCATCGCAGTgagcagcagcaggagcagcCTGTTCAGCAAAGAGGCCCACTGTAAGGGCCTGGGCCACGGACACGTCCACAGCCCCTGTGACCTCATCTACGTCTATGAGAACGCCAAGGAGGGGGCGCGCACGTTACGGACGGCCGAGAGGGTCACTCTGATCGTGGACAACACCCGCTTCGTGGTGGACCCGGCTATCTTCACTGCTCAGCCCAACACCATGCTGGGAAG AATGTTTGGATCCGGAAGGGAATACAATTTTACCAGGCCCAATGACAAAGGGGAATTTGAGGTGGCAGATGGAATCAGCTCAACTGTTTTCAGAGCCATCCTG GATTACTACAAATCTGGGATAATCCGCTGTCCTGATGGTATCTCCATTCCCGAGCTGAGAGAAGCATGTGACTACCTCTGCATCTCCTTCGACTACAGCACCATCAAGTGTAGAGACCTCA GTGCACTCATGCACGAGCTGTCCAATGATGGGGCGAGGCGTCAGTTTGAGTTTTACTTAGAGGAGATGGTGCTGCCTCTGATGGTGGCCAGCGCCCAGaacggagagagggagtgtcacGTAGTGGTCCTGACAGACGACGACGTGGTGGACTGGGATGAGGAGTACCCTCCGCAGATGGGAGAGGAGTATTCTCAGA TTATATACAGCACAAAACTGTACAGATTCTTCAAGTACATAGAGAATCGTGACGTTGCCAAATCAGTATTAAAAGAAAGAGGACTTAAGAAAATCAGACTAGGAATTGAAG GTTACCCCACCTACAAGGAGAAGGTGAAGAAGCGTCCCGGCAGCCGGCCAGAGGTAATCTACAACTACGTCCAGAGGCCCTTCATCCGCATGTcctgggagaaggaggagggcaaGAGTCGCCATGTTGACTTCCAGTGTGTGAAGAGCAAGTCCATCACCAACCTGGCAGCCGCCGCTGCAGACattccccaggaccagctggtcaACATGCACCCTGGTCCTCAGGTGGACGAACTGGACATCCAGCCTCAGCCAAGCTACCACTACGAGCCAGACCCAGACGCCCCCTCACCGGCTGTCTGA
- the LOC106561456 gene encoding BTB/POZ domain-containing protein 10 isoform X2, translating into MLNRLASLHCSEEPKSFVLSSLSSSRAALSLICRAIQTGSAQPRLPAVPQLEADLVDMNLHGASGGLDRCRDSDRRRSSDRSRDSSHERSEGQLTPCIRNITSPTRQHNSDRERGEGGSSSRSSSPRPPRAMMLVGPSCIAVSSSRSSLFSKEAHCKGLGHGHVHSPCDLIYVYENAKEGARTLRTAERVTLIVDNTRFVVDPAIFTAQPNTMLGRMFGSGREYNFTRPNDKGEFEVADGISSTVFRAILDYYKSGIIRCPDGISIPELREACDYLCISFDYSTIKCRDLSALMHELSNDGARRQFEFYLEEMVLPLMVASAQNGERECHVVVLTDDDVVDWDEEYPPQMGEEYSQIIYSTKLYRFFKYIENRDVAKSVLKERGLKKIRLGIEGYPTYKEKVKKRPGSRPEVIYNYVQRPFIRMSWEKEEGKSRHVDFQCVKSKSITNLAAAAADIPQDQLVNMHPGPQVDELDIQPQPSYHYEPDPDAPSPAV; encoded by the exons ATGCTAAACCGGCTGGCAAGCCTGCATTGTTCGGAGGAGCCCAAGTCCTTTGTGCTTTCATCCCTCAGCTCATCCCGTGCTGCTTTGTCTTTAATTTGCCGTGCGATACAGACGGGTAG TGCCCAGCCCCGCCTCCCAGCAGTCCCACAACTGGAGGCCGACCTAGTCGACATGAACCTGCATGGCGCCAGCGGAGGCCTCGACCGCTGCAGGGACAGTGACCGCCGGCGCTCCAGCGACCGCTCCCGAGACTCCTCCCACGAGAGGAGCGAGGGTCAGCTGACCCCTTGCATCAGGAATATCACCTCGCCCACCCGACAGCACAACAGTG ATCGTGAGCGGGGCGAGGGTGGTTCTTCCTCCAGGTCGTCAAGCCCTCGGCCGCCTAGGGCCATGATGTTGGTGGGGCCCAGTTGCATCGCAGTgagcagcagcaggagcagcCTGTTCAGCAAAGAGGCCCACTGTAAGGGCCTGGGCCACGGACACGTCCACAGCCCCTGTGACCTCATCTACGTCTATGAGAACGCCAAGGAGGGGGCGCGCACGTTACGGACGGCCGAGAGGGTCACTCTGATCGTGGACAACACCCGCTTCGTGGTGGACCCGGCTATCTTCACTGCTCAGCCCAACACCATGCTGGGAAG AATGTTTGGATCCGGAAGGGAATACAATTTTACCAGGCCCAATGACAAAGGGGAATTTGAGGTGGCAGATGGAATCAGCTCAACTGTTTTCAGAGCCATCCTG GATTACTACAAATCTGGGATAATCCGCTGTCCTGATGGTATCTCCATTCCCGAGCTGAGAGAAGCATGTGACTACCTCTGCATCTCCTTCGACTACAGCACCATCAAGTGTAGAGACCTCA GTGCACTCATGCACGAGCTGTCCAATGATGGGGCGAGGCGTCAGTTTGAGTTTTACTTAGAGGAGATGGTGCTGCCTCTGATGGTGGCCAGCGCCCAGaacggagagagggagtgtcacGTAGTGGTCCTGACAGACGACGACGTGGTGGACTGGGATGAGGAGTACCCTCCGCAGATGGGAGAGGAGTATTCTCAGA TTATATACAGCACAAAACTGTACAGATTCTTCAAGTACATAGAGAATCGTGACGTTGCCAAATCAGTATTAAAAGAAAGAGGACTTAAGAAAATCAGACTAGGAATTGAAG GTTACCCCACCTACAAGGAGAAGGTGAAGAAGCGTCCCGGCAGCCGGCCAGAGGTAATCTACAACTACGTCCAGAGGCCCTTCATCCGCATGTcctgggagaaggaggagggcaaGAGTCGCCATGTTGACTTCCAGTGTGTGAAGAGCAAGTCCATCACCAACCTGGCAGCCGCCGCTGCAGACattccccaggaccagctggtcaACATGCACCCTGGTCCTCAGGTGGACGAACTGGACATCCAGCCTCAGCCAAGCTACCACTACGAGCCAGACCCAGACGCCCCCTCACCGGCTGTCTGA
- the LOC106561456 gene encoding BTB/POZ domain-containing protein 10 isoform X3: MADCLHLEDNSSDTENWESSLHRHSSAQPRLPAVPQLEADLVDMNLHGASGGLDRCRDSDRRRSSDRSRDSSHERSEGQLTPCIRNITSPTRQHNSDRERGEGGSSSRSSSPRPPRAMMLVGPSCIAVSSSRSSLFSKEAHCKGLGHGHVHSPCDLIYVYENAKEGARTLRTAERVTLIVDNTRFVVDPAIFTAQPNTMLGRMFGSGREYNFTRPNDKGEFEVADGISSTVFRAILDYYKSGIIRCPDGISIPELREACDYLCISFDYSTIKCRDLSALMHELSNDGARRQFEFYLEEMVLPLMVASAQNGERECHVVVLTDDDVVDWDEEYPPQMGEEYSQIIYSTKLYRFFKYIENRDVAKSVLKERGLKKIRLGIEGYPTYKEKVKKRPGSRPEVIYNYVQRPFIRMSWEKEEGKSRHVDFQCVKSKSITNLAAAAADIPQDQLVNMHPGPQVDELDIQPQPSYHYEPDPDAPSPAV, translated from the exons atGGCTGATTGTCTGCATTTAGAGGACAACTCAAGCGACACTGAGAACTGGGAAAGTAGTCTTCACAGACACTCAAG TGCCCAGCCCCGCCTCCCAGCAGTCCCACAACTGGAGGCCGACCTAGTCGACATGAACCTGCATGGCGCCAGCGGAGGCCTCGACCGCTGCAGGGACAGTGACCGCCGGCGCTCCAGCGACCGCTCCCGAGACTCCTCCCACGAGAGGAGCGAGGGTCAGCTGACCCCTTGCATCAGGAATATCACCTCGCCCACCCGACAGCACAACAGTG ATCGTGAGCGGGGCGAGGGTGGTTCTTCCTCCAGGTCGTCAAGCCCTCGGCCGCCTAGGGCCATGATGTTGGTGGGGCCCAGTTGCATCGCAGTgagcagcagcaggagcagcCTGTTCAGCAAAGAGGCCCACTGTAAGGGCCTGGGCCACGGACACGTCCACAGCCCCTGTGACCTCATCTACGTCTATGAGAACGCCAAGGAGGGGGCGCGCACGTTACGGACGGCCGAGAGGGTCACTCTGATCGTGGACAACACCCGCTTCGTGGTGGACCCGGCTATCTTCACTGCTCAGCCCAACACCATGCTGGGAAG AATGTTTGGATCCGGAAGGGAATACAATTTTACCAGGCCCAATGACAAAGGGGAATTTGAGGTGGCAGATGGAATCAGCTCAACTGTTTTCAGAGCCATCCTG GATTACTACAAATCTGGGATAATCCGCTGTCCTGATGGTATCTCCATTCCCGAGCTGAGAGAAGCATGTGACTACCTCTGCATCTCCTTCGACTACAGCACCATCAAGTGTAGAGACCTCA GTGCACTCATGCACGAGCTGTCCAATGATGGGGCGAGGCGTCAGTTTGAGTTTTACTTAGAGGAGATGGTGCTGCCTCTGATGGTGGCCAGCGCCCAGaacggagagagggagtgtcacGTAGTGGTCCTGACAGACGACGACGTGGTGGACTGGGATGAGGAGTACCCTCCGCAGATGGGAGAGGAGTATTCTCAGA TTATATACAGCACAAAACTGTACAGATTCTTCAAGTACATAGAGAATCGTGACGTTGCCAAATCAGTATTAAAAGAAAGAGGACTTAAGAAAATCAGACTAGGAATTGAAG GTTACCCCACCTACAAGGAGAAGGTGAAGAAGCGTCCCGGCAGCCGGCCAGAGGTAATCTACAACTACGTCCAGAGGCCCTTCATCCGCATGTcctgggagaaggaggagggcaaGAGTCGCCATGTTGACTTCCAGTGTGTGAAGAGCAAGTCCATCACCAACCTGGCAGCCGCCGCTGCAGACattccccaggaccagctggtcaACATGCACCCTGGTCCTCAGGTGGACGAACTGGACATCCAGCCTCAGCCAAGCTACCACTACGAGCCAGACCCAGACGCCCCCTCACCGGCTGTCTGA